In Thalassophryne amazonica chromosome 4, fThaAma1.1, whole genome shotgun sequence, a genomic segment contains:
- the LOC117508181 gene encoding period circadian protein homolog 2-like isoform X1, whose amino-acid sequence MCDSSDPNHYFCSALDGCTRSRNRVCIPVEKEEGCLCDSITQLHCMASSYSEGCGGQDGVELDPELGLASEGSDSSHDHPVSLGSSHEERKRSRQPLHEDVEMGGSGSSGSGTESHGNDSHGNESNGNESVDSSNGNGKDSALLESSGSNKSSNSHSPSPPSSSNAFSLVSSEQDNPSTSGCSSEQSAKAKTQKELFKTLKELKMHLSAEKRSKGKSTTVSTLKYALRCVKQVKANEEYYQMLMINDSQPPGFDVSSYTIEEINSITSEYTLKNTDIFAVAVSLITGKIVYMSDQAASILNCKPEMFNNAKFVEFLSPQDVSVFYSFTTPYRLPSWSMCTGAESSSMECMQEKSFFCRISGGKEREGDLQYYPFRMTPYLMKVQDMELSEEQFCCLLLAERVHSGYEAPRIPPDKRIFTTTHTPNCVFQDVDERAVPLLGYLPQDLIGTPLLLNLHPSDRPLMLAVHRRILQYAAQPFDHSSIRFCARNGEYITLDTSWSSFVNPWSRKVSFVIGRHKVRMGPVNEDVFAAPPFHGGKILDSDIQEISEQIHKLLLQPVHNMGSSGYGSHGSNGSHEPLVGISSSSESNGNVNTVEDTCKTKPSRTFQEICKGVHMLKNQDSQVCLHSLSLSPSRSTAKPEQKKSTDTEAAQKSPAVRLKDLAPAMQVKDSTAASLEDLSCKDQTFCSYQQISCLDSVIRYLESCNIPITVKRKYQFSSNTTSSNSDDDKRGSEDGMQVPQDANTDSLMLDTQRGLSNMKAPKKTPSGATAVVGGTLTPLTLPSKAESVVSITSQCSYSSTIVHVGDKKPQPESEIIEDVAESPVPPALPVSMVSPPSHEKEAYKRLGLTKQVLAAHTQKEEQAFLNRCRELHNARIFQKDCYSYLHKQRAPATAEDLSGLRAPTKQNTTRPEATTKKGTRNRKSKKPRMQHPDSSDSFVSSRKPRPPLQGLNQTSWSPSEASQSAFNVSYPAIVPAYPLYPTTPAAPPQAPCTEPSVSAGFGEVQTIQAPPTATPFPAPIVTPVVALVLPNYLFPQIGQLGPLGAASRPTFFPEQTPSQPAYSTQQPFQPPQSSYSMQTQSPYVSQQPFPVQPGFATQQPFQTPQNAFATQQPFAAQPSFPVQTQFVAQPPYSAQPFSYGLAPEPSKNMAMEPREGAVSRSSTPASAPREPTTSPPLFESRCSSPLQLNLLSMEEAQRSLDHQDSTAERVAATAAEKNGPLGTSENYQQVESSGAGAHSDGNSSSCDMLDILLQEQEDSHSGTGSATSGSVGSVSGSRSGSGCNGYGTSASGASGSRIGSSNTSKYFGSVDSLEHESKSKVRVKTRGEGGSDGERSQAKVSAQGEGEHFIKYILQEPLWLLMANADDKVMMTYQIPPRDIQKVLREDKERLKQMQKSQPHFSSDQRRELIEQHPWMRRGGLPVAINVKECVYCEDTVAVPIEEDLPDMDMGEIGEELSQEGPNCQGQSEETQPLPDSVS is encoded by the exons AGTTTCTTTAGGCTCCAGTCATGAAGAAAGAAAGCGTTCGCGTCAACCCTTGCATGAGGATGTAGAGATGGGTGGCAGTGGCTCAAGTGGGAGTGGGACAGAATCCCATGGTAATGACTCGCATGGCAATGAGTCCAACGGTAATGAGTCTGTGGACAGTTCAAATGGCAATGGAAAGGACTCTGCTCTGTTGGAGTCATCTGGGAGCAACAAGAG TTCAAACTCTCATAGCCCCTCCCCACCAAGCAGCTCCAATGCCTTTAGTCTGGTAAGCTCTGAGCAGGACAACCCTTCAACCAGCGGCTGCAG TAGCGAACAGTCAGCTAAGGCGAAGACCCAGAAAGAACTCTTCAAGACTCTGAAGGAGCTGAAGATGCATTTGTCGGCAGAAAAGAGGAGCAAGGGCAAATCCACCACTGTCAGCACACTCAAATATGCCCTGCGGTGCGTCAAACAGGTCAAAG CTAATGAGGAGTACTACCAGATGCTTATGATCAATGACAGTCAGCCACCAGGGTTTGATGTATCATCATATACCATTGAGGAAATCAACAGCATTACCTCTGAATACACCCTGAAAAACACT GACATATTTGCTGTAGCTGTCTCGCTTATTACAGGGAAGATTGTTTATATGTCAGACCAGGCAGCATCCATCCTGAACTGCAAGCCGGAAATGTTTAACAACGCCAAGTTTGTGGAATTCCTGTCACCTCAGGACGTCAGTGTTTTCTACAGCTTCACGACACCATACCGCCTGCCATCATGGAGCATGTGCACTGGTGCAG AATCATCTTCCATGGAGTGCATGCAGGAGAAATCCTTCTTTTGTCGCATCAG TGGCGGTAAAGAAAGAGAGGGGGACCTGCAGTACTATCCTTTCCGTATGACTCCATACCTGATGAAAGTCCAGGACATGGAGCTATCTGAGGAACAGTTCTGCTGCCTCCTGCTGGCTGAGAGGGTGCATTCTGGATATGAAG CACCCAGGATTCCTCCTGACAAGCGGATCTTCACCACCACCCACACACCAAACTGTGTGTTCCAAGATGTTGATGAGAG GGCTGTTCCTCTCTTGGGTTACCTCCCACAGGACCTGATTGGGACACCATTGCTGCTCAACCTTCACCCAAGTGATCGACCTTTAATGTTGGCTGTCCATCGCAGAA TTCTGCAGTATGCTGCTCAACCATTTGATCATTCCTCGATCCGTTTCTGTGCAAGAAATGGAGAGTACATCACCCTCGACACCAGCTGGTCCAGCTTTGTCAACCCCTGGAGCCGCAAGGTTTCTTTTGTCATTGGCAGGCACAAAGTCCGCAT GGGTCCTGTGAATGAAGATGTATTTGCAGCTCCTCCTTTTCACGGAGGGAAGATCTTGGACTCAGACATTCAGGAGATTAGTGAACAGATTCACAAGCTGCTGCTGCAA CCGGTCCACAACATGGGCTCAAGCGGTTATGGCAGCCACGGCAGTAATGGTTCTCACGAGCCACTGGTGGGCATCAGCTCATCCAGTGAGAGCAACGGAAATGTCAACACGGTAGAGGACACATGCAAGACAAAGCCTTCCAGAACATTCCAGGAGATTTGTAAGGGAGTCCACATGCTGAAGAACCAGGACTCGCAGGTGTGCCTGCACTCCCTTTCCCTTTCGCCATCACGCTCAACAGCCAAGCCAGAGCAAAAGAAGAGCACTGACA CAGAAGCAGCTCAGAAGAGTCCAGCGGTGCGTCTGAAAGACTTGGCTCCCGCTATGCAGGTGAAGGACAGCACCGCAGCTAGCCTTGAGGACTTGTCCTGCAAAGACCAAACATTCTGCTCCTACCAGCAGATTAGCTGCCTCGACAGTGTCATCAG GTACTTGGAGAGCTGTAACATCCCCATCACAGTAAAGAGGAAGTACCAGTTTTCCTCCAACACCACTTCTTCCAACTCAGATGATGACAAGAGGGGCTCAGAGGATGGCATGCAAGTGCCTCAGGATGCAAACACAG ATTCTTTGATGCTTGACACTCAGCGAGGTCTGTCCAACATGAAAGCACCTAAGAAAACACCATCTGGAGCAACTGCTGTGGTCGGAGGCACACTGACACCCCTCACCCTGCCAAGTAAGGCTGAAAGCGTTGTGTCCATCACCTCACAGTGCAGCTACAGCAGCACCATCGTCCACGTGGGAGACAAGAAACCTCAGCCAGAGTCAG AGATCATTGAGGATGTGGCGGAAAGTCCGGTGCCCCCTGCCCTTCCTGTTAGCATGGTGTCTCCACCAAGCCATGAAAAGGAGGCCTACAAGAGACTGGGCCTGACCAAGCAGGTGCTGGCAGCACACACTCAGAAAGAAGAGCAGGCATTCCTGAATCGTTGCAGAGAGCTCCACAATGCCCGGATCTTCCAAAAGGACTGTTATTCATACCTGCACAAGCAAAGAGCTCCAGCTACTGCTGAAG ATTTGTCTGGACTGCGAGCTCCTACTAAACAGAATACAACCAGGCCGGAGGCCACAACCAAGAAGGGCACCCGCAACCGGAAGTCCAAGAAGCCCCGAATGCAGCACCCTGACTCCTCAGATAGTTTTGTGTCTAGCCGAAAACCCCGACCTCCTCTCCAGGGTCTCAACCAAACTTCGTGGTCCCCATCAGAAGCTTCCCAGTCAGCATTTAATGTCTCCTACCCTGCTATAGTGCCTGCCTACCCACTGTATCCCACCACCCCAGCTGCCCCACCTCAGGCCCCGTGTACCGAACCTTCTGTTTCAGCAGGCTTTGGAGAGGTGCAGACCATCCAAGCCCCACCCACTGCCACTCCATTCCCAGCACCTATTGTTACACCTGTGGTGGCTCTGGTGCTTCCCAACTACCTCTTCCCGCAAATAGGGCAGTTAGGACCGCTGGGTGCTGCTTCTAGACCAACTTTCTTTCCTGAACAGACGCCGTCACAGCCTGCATACAGTACCCAGCAACCGTTTCAACCCCCGCAGTCAAGCTACTCCATGCAAACACAATCTCCCTACGTCAGCCAGCAGCCCTTCCCTGTCCAGCCAGGCTTTGCTACCCAGCAGCCTTTTCAGACCCCCCAGAATGCCTTTGCCACCCAGCAGCCCTTTGCTGCCCAGCCTTCATTCCCAGTGCAGACTCAATTTGTGGCTCAACCTCCATATTCAGCTCAGCCTTTCTCATATGGCCTAGCCCCTGAGCCCTCCAAAAACATGGCCATGGAGCCCAGAGAGGGCGCAGTGTCTCGTTCCTCCACTCCAGCCTCTGCTCCTCGAGAGCCCACCACCTCACCACCACTGTTTGAATCGAGGTGCAGCTCCCCCTTGCAGTTAAATCTCTTGAGCATGGAAGAGGCGCAACGATCACTGGATCACCAGGACAGCACAGCAGAAAGAGTAGCAGCAACCGCAGCTGAGAAGAATGGACCCCTGGGGACATCAGAAAATTACCAACAG GTGGAGTCTTCAGGTGCTGGTGCTCACAGTGATGGTAACTCTTCCTCGTGTGACATGCTGGACATATTGCTGCAGGAACAGGAGGATTCCCACTCTGGCACTGGCTCTGCTACCTCAGGATCTGTGGGCTCTGTTTCTGGCTCCAGATCGGGTTCAGGCTGCAATGGCTACGGTACATCAGCCAGTGGAGCTTCTGGCAGCAGAATAG GGAGCAGCAACACAAGCAAGTACTTTGGCAGTGTGGACTCCCTGGAACATGAGAGTAAGAGCAAAGTCAGAGTTAAAACGAGAGGCGAAGGAGGCTCTGATGGAGAACGGTCACAGGCTAAAGTCTCAGCCCAAGGGGAGGGAGAACATTTCATCAAATACATCCTCCAGGAGCCGCTGTGGCTGCTGATGGCTAATGCTGATGACAAGGTCATGATGACGTATCAAATCCCACCTCG GGACATTCAGAAGGTTCTGCGGGAAGACAAAGAAAGACTGAAGCAGATGCAGAAAAGCCAGCCTCACTTCTCCTCAGACCAACGACGAGAACTGATAGAACAACACCCTTGGATGAGGAGAGGCGGGTTACCCGTTGCTATCAATGTGAAG
- the LOC117508181 gene encoding period circadian protein homolog 2-like isoform X2, whose protein sequence is MCDSSDPNHYFCSALDGCTRSRNRVCIPVEKEEGCLCDSITQLHCMASSYSEGCGGQDGVELDPELGLASEGSDSSHDHPVSLGSSHEERKRSRQPLHEDVEMGGSGSSGSGTESHGNDSHGNESNGNESVDSSNGNGKDSALLESSGSNKSSNSHSPSPPSSSNAFSLVSSEQDNPSTSGCSSEQSAKAKTQKELFKTLKELKMHLSAEKRSKGKSTTVSTLKYALRCVKQVKANEEYYQMLMINDSQPPGFDVSSYTIEEINSITSEYTLKNTDIFAVAVSLITGKIVYMSDQAASILNCKPEMFNNAKFVEFLSPQDVSVFYSFTTPYRLPSWSMCTGAESSSMECMQEKSFFCRISGGKEREGDLQYYPFRMTPYLMKVQDMELSEEQFCCLLLAERVHSGYEAPRIPPDKRIFTTTHTPNCVFQDVDERAVPLLGYLPQDLIGTPLLLNLHPSDRPLMLAVHRRILQYAAQPFDHSSIRFCARNGEYITLDTSWSSFVNPWSRKVSFVIGRHKVRMGPVNEDVFAAPPFHGGKILDSDIQEISEQIHKLLLQPVHNMGSSGYGSHGSNGSHEPLVGISSSSESNGNVNTVEDTCKTKPSRTFQEICKGVHMLKNQDSQVCLHSLSLSPSRSTAKPEQKKSTDKAAQKSPAVRLKDLAPAMQVKDSTAASLEDLSCKDQTFCSYQQISCLDSVIRYLESCNIPITVKRKYQFSSNTTSSNSDDDKRGSEDGMQVPQDANTDSLMLDTQRGLSNMKAPKKTPSGATAVVGGTLTPLTLPSKAESVVSITSQCSYSSTIVHVGDKKPQPESEIIEDVAESPVPPALPVSMVSPPSHEKEAYKRLGLTKQVLAAHTQKEEQAFLNRCRELHNARIFQKDCYSYLHKQRAPATAEDLSGLRAPTKQNTTRPEATTKKGTRNRKSKKPRMQHPDSSDSFVSSRKPRPPLQGLNQTSWSPSEASQSAFNVSYPAIVPAYPLYPTTPAAPPQAPCTEPSVSAGFGEVQTIQAPPTATPFPAPIVTPVVALVLPNYLFPQIGQLGPLGAASRPTFFPEQTPSQPAYSTQQPFQPPQSSYSMQTQSPYVSQQPFPVQPGFATQQPFQTPQNAFATQQPFAAQPSFPVQTQFVAQPPYSAQPFSYGLAPEPSKNMAMEPREGAVSRSSTPASAPREPTTSPPLFESRCSSPLQLNLLSMEEAQRSLDHQDSTAERVAATAAEKNGPLGTSENYQQVESSGAGAHSDGNSSSCDMLDILLQEQEDSHSGTGSATSGSVGSVSGSRSGSGCNGYGTSASGASGSRIGSSNTSKYFGSVDSLEHESKSKVRVKTRGEGGSDGERSQAKVSAQGEGEHFIKYILQEPLWLLMANADDKVMMTYQIPPRDIQKVLREDKERLKQMQKSQPHFSSDQRRELIEQHPWMRRGGLPVAINVKECVYCEDTVAVPIEEDLPDMDMGEIGEELSQEGPNCQGQSEETQPLPDSVS, encoded by the exons AGTTTCTTTAGGCTCCAGTCATGAAGAAAGAAAGCGTTCGCGTCAACCCTTGCATGAGGATGTAGAGATGGGTGGCAGTGGCTCAAGTGGGAGTGGGACAGAATCCCATGGTAATGACTCGCATGGCAATGAGTCCAACGGTAATGAGTCTGTGGACAGTTCAAATGGCAATGGAAAGGACTCTGCTCTGTTGGAGTCATCTGGGAGCAACAAGAG TTCAAACTCTCATAGCCCCTCCCCACCAAGCAGCTCCAATGCCTTTAGTCTGGTAAGCTCTGAGCAGGACAACCCTTCAACCAGCGGCTGCAG TAGCGAACAGTCAGCTAAGGCGAAGACCCAGAAAGAACTCTTCAAGACTCTGAAGGAGCTGAAGATGCATTTGTCGGCAGAAAAGAGGAGCAAGGGCAAATCCACCACTGTCAGCACACTCAAATATGCCCTGCGGTGCGTCAAACAGGTCAAAG CTAATGAGGAGTACTACCAGATGCTTATGATCAATGACAGTCAGCCACCAGGGTTTGATGTATCATCATATACCATTGAGGAAATCAACAGCATTACCTCTGAATACACCCTGAAAAACACT GACATATTTGCTGTAGCTGTCTCGCTTATTACAGGGAAGATTGTTTATATGTCAGACCAGGCAGCATCCATCCTGAACTGCAAGCCGGAAATGTTTAACAACGCCAAGTTTGTGGAATTCCTGTCACCTCAGGACGTCAGTGTTTTCTACAGCTTCACGACACCATACCGCCTGCCATCATGGAGCATGTGCACTGGTGCAG AATCATCTTCCATGGAGTGCATGCAGGAGAAATCCTTCTTTTGTCGCATCAG TGGCGGTAAAGAAAGAGAGGGGGACCTGCAGTACTATCCTTTCCGTATGACTCCATACCTGATGAAAGTCCAGGACATGGAGCTATCTGAGGAACAGTTCTGCTGCCTCCTGCTGGCTGAGAGGGTGCATTCTGGATATGAAG CACCCAGGATTCCTCCTGACAAGCGGATCTTCACCACCACCCACACACCAAACTGTGTGTTCCAAGATGTTGATGAGAG GGCTGTTCCTCTCTTGGGTTACCTCCCACAGGACCTGATTGGGACACCATTGCTGCTCAACCTTCACCCAAGTGATCGACCTTTAATGTTGGCTGTCCATCGCAGAA TTCTGCAGTATGCTGCTCAACCATTTGATCATTCCTCGATCCGTTTCTGTGCAAGAAATGGAGAGTACATCACCCTCGACACCAGCTGGTCCAGCTTTGTCAACCCCTGGAGCCGCAAGGTTTCTTTTGTCATTGGCAGGCACAAAGTCCGCAT GGGTCCTGTGAATGAAGATGTATTTGCAGCTCCTCCTTTTCACGGAGGGAAGATCTTGGACTCAGACATTCAGGAGATTAGTGAACAGATTCACAAGCTGCTGCTGCAA CCGGTCCACAACATGGGCTCAAGCGGTTATGGCAGCCACGGCAGTAATGGTTCTCACGAGCCACTGGTGGGCATCAGCTCATCCAGTGAGAGCAACGGAAATGTCAACACGGTAGAGGACACATGCAAGACAAAGCCTTCCAGAACATTCCAGGAGATTTGTAAGGGAGTCCACATGCTGAAGAACCAGGACTCGCAGGTGTGCCTGCACTCCCTTTCCCTTTCGCCATCACGCTCAACAGCCAAGCCAGAGCAAAAGAAGAGCACTGACA AAGCAGCTCAGAAGAGTCCAGCGGTGCGTCTGAAAGACTTGGCTCCCGCTATGCAGGTGAAGGACAGCACCGCAGCTAGCCTTGAGGACTTGTCCTGCAAAGACCAAACATTCTGCTCCTACCAGCAGATTAGCTGCCTCGACAGTGTCATCAG GTACTTGGAGAGCTGTAACATCCCCATCACAGTAAAGAGGAAGTACCAGTTTTCCTCCAACACCACTTCTTCCAACTCAGATGATGACAAGAGGGGCTCAGAGGATGGCATGCAAGTGCCTCAGGATGCAAACACAG ATTCTTTGATGCTTGACACTCAGCGAGGTCTGTCCAACATGAAAGCACCTAAGAAAACACCATCTGGAGCAACTGCTGTGGTCGGAGGCACACTGACACCCCTCACCCTGCCAAGTAAGGCTGAAAGCGTTGTGTCCATCACCTCACAGTGCAGCTACAGCAGCACCATCGTCCACGTGGGAGACAAGAAACCTCAGCCAGAGTCAG AGATCATTGAGGATGTGGCGGAAAGTCCGGTGCCCCCTGCCCTTCCTGTTAGCATGGTGTCTCCACCAAGCCATGAAAAGGAGGCCTACAAGAGACTGGGCCTGACCAAGCAGGTGCTGGCAGCACACACTCAGAAAGAAGAGCAGGCATTCCTGAATCGTTGCAGAGAGCTCCACAATGCCCGGATCTTCCAAAAGGACTGTTATTCATACCTGCACAAGCAAAGAGCTCCAGCTACTGCTGAAG ATTTGTCTGGACTGCGAGCTCCTACTAAACAGAATACAACCAGGCCGGAGGCCACAACCAAGAAGGGCACCCGCAACCGGAAGTCCAAGAAGCCCCGAATGCAGCACCCTGACTCCTCAGATAGTTTTGTGTCTAGCCGAAAACCCCGACCTCCTCTCCAGGGTCTCAACCAAACTTCGTGGTCCCCATCAGAAGCTTCCCAGTCAGCATTTAATGTCTCCTACCCTGCTATAGTGCCTGCCTACCCACTGTATCCCACCACCCCAGCTGCCCCACCTCAGGCCCCGTGTACCGAACCTTCTGTTTCAGCAGGCTTTGGAGAGGTGCAGACCATCCAAGCCCCACCCACTGCCACTCCATTCCCAGCACCTATTGTTACACCTGTGGTGGCTCTGGTGCTTCCCAACTACCTCTTCCCGCAAATAGGGCAGTTAGGACCGCTGGGTGCTGCTTCTAGACCAACTTTCTTTCCTGAACAGACGCCGTCACAGCCTGCATACAGTACCCAGCAACCGTTTCAACCCCCGCAGTCAAGCTACTCCATGCAAACACAATCTCCCTACGTCAGCCAGCAGCCCTTCCCTGTCCAGCCAGGCTTTGCTACCCAGCAGCCTTTTCAGACCCCCCAGAATGCCTTTGCCACCCAGCAGCCCTTTGCTGCCCAGCCTTCATTCCCAGTGCAGACTCAATTTGTGGCTCAACCTCCATATTCAGCTCAGCCTTTCTCATATGGCCTAGCCCCTGAGCCCTCCAAAAACATGGCCATGGAGCCCAGAGAGGGCGCAGTGTCTCGTTCCTCCACTCCAGCCTCTGCTCCTCGAGAGCCCACCACCTCACCACCACTGTTTGAATCGAGGTGCAGCTCCCCCTTGCAGTTAAATCTCTTGAGCATGGAAGAGGCGCAACGATCACTGGATCACCAGGACAGCACAGCAGAAAGAGTAGCAGCAACCGCAGCTGAGAAGAATGGACCCCTGGGGACATCAGAAAATTACCAACAG GTGGAGTCTTCAGGTGCTGGTGCTCACAGTGATGGTAACTCTTCCTCGTGTGACATGCTGGACATATTGCTGCAGGAACAGGAGGATTCCCACTCTGGCACTGGCTCTGCTACCTCAGGATCTGTGGGCTCTGTTTCTGGCTCCAGATCGGGTTCAGGCTGCAATGGCTACGGTACATCAGCCAGTGGAGCTTCTGGCAGCAGAATAG GGAGCAGCAACACAAGCAAGTACTTTGGCAGTGTGGACTCCCTGGAACATGAGAGTAAGAGCAAAGTCAGAGTTAAAACGAGAGGCGAAGGAGGCTCTGATGGAGAACGGTCACAGGCTAAAGTCTCAGCCCAAGGGGAGGGAGAACATTTCATCAAATACATCCTCCAGGAGCCGCTGTGGCTGCTGATGGCTAATGCTGATGACAAGGTCATGATGACGTATCAAATCCCACCTCG GGACATTCAGAAGGTTCTGCGGGAAGACAAAGAAAGACTGAAGCAGATGCAGAAAAGCCAGCCTCACTTCTCCTCAGACCAACGACGAGAACTGATAGAACAACACCCTTGGATGAGGAGAGGCGGGTTACCCGTTGCTATCAATGTGAAG